A window of Thermosynechococcus sp. NK55a contains these coding sequences:
- a CDS encoding peptide chain release factor 3, giving the protein MTSDLHREITQEVKRRRNFAIISHPDAGKTTLTEKLLLYGGAIHEAGAVKARRAQRQATSDWMAMEQQRGISITSTVLQLEYQGYQINLLDTPGHQDFSEDTYRTLAAADNAVMLVDAAKGLEPQTRKLFEVCQLRGLPIFTFINKLDRPGRQPLELIDEIEQELGLIPYAVNWPLGMGDRFRGVYDRLRQNFHFFERTTHGSRAAAETVIALGDPAIAPYIEPYRLEYNQLKDELELLEGVGAKLDLNLVHQGKMTPIFFGSAMTNFGVRLFLEHFLTYALPPMAYKSDRGPIDPTQEQFTGFVFKLQANMDPKHRDRVAFVRVCSGKFEKDMTVSHARTGKTIRLSRPQKLFAQGRESLETAYAGDVIGLNNPGMFAIGDTLYVGPKLEYEGIPCFSPELFAYLRNPNPSKFKSFQKGVNELREEGAVQIMYSTDESKREPILAAVGQLQFEVVQFRLLHEYGVETRLDPLPYTVARWVLDGWEALEAVGRIFNAATVKDSWGRPVLLFKNEWNLQQTMADHPKLRLSAIAPLAAAVPA; this is encoded by the coding sequence ATGACCAGTGACTTGCACCGTGAAATCACCCAAGAGGTGAAACGACGTCGTAATTTTGCCATTATCTCCCACCCAGATGCCGGGAAAACGACGCTCACCGAAAAGTTACTGCTCTACGGTGGCGCCATTCACGAGGCGGGAGCTGTCAAAGCACGGCGAGCTCAGCGACAAGCTACCTCCGACTGGATGGCCATGGAGCAACAGCGGGGCATTTCGATTACCTCCACGGTCCTGCAGCTTGAATATCAAGGCTATCAGATTAACCTCCTGGATACCCCTGGTCACCAGGACTTCAGTGAAGATACCTATCGCACCCTTGCGGCGGCTGATAATGCAGTGATGCTCGTGGATGCTGCGAAGGGTCTAGAGCCCCAAACCCGCAAGCTCTTTGAAGTGTGCCAGCTGCGGGGCTTACCGATTTTTACATTCATCAACAAGCTGGATCGGCCGGGGCGCCAGCCTCTGGAACTCATTGACGAAATTGAACAGGAGCTGGGGCTGATTCCCTATGCGGTGAACTGGCCGTTGGGAATGGGCGATCGCTTTCGGGGGGTGTACGATCGCCTGCGGCAGAATTTTCACTTTTTTGAGCGCACGACCCACGGTAGCCGTGCTGCGGCTGAAACCGTCATTGCCCTTGGGGATCCTGCCATTGCCCCCTACATCGAGCCCTATCGGCTGGAATACAACCAACTCAAGGACGAACTGGAACTCCTCGAGGGTGTCGGTGCCAAGCTCGACCTCAATTTGGTGCATCAGGGGAAAATGACCCCCATCTTCTTTGGCAGTGCCATGACCAACTTTGGTGTGCGTCTGTTTCTGGAGCACTTTTTGACCTATGCGCTGCCGCCAATGGCCTACAAGAGCGATCGCGGGCCCATTGATCCCACCCAAGAGCAGTTCACGGGCTTTGTGTTTAAGCTGCAGGCCAATATGGATCCCAAACATCGCGATCGCGTGGCCTTTGTGCGAGTCTGTAGCGGCAAATTTGAGAAAGACATGACCGTAAGCCATGCCCGCACTGGCAAAACCATTCGCCTCTCACGCCCTCAAAAACTCTTTGCCCAAGGTCGTGAATCCCTGGAAACGGCCTATGCTGGTGATGTCATTGGCCTCAATAATCCGGGGATGTTTGCCATTGGCGACACCCTGTATGTCGGCCCAAAATTAGAGTATGAGGGCATTCCCTGCTTCTCGCCAGAACTCTTTGCCTACCTGCGCAACCCCAATCCCTCCAAGTTCAAATCCTTCCAAAAAGGGGTGAATGAACTGCGGGAAGAGGGCGCCGTGCAAATTATGTACTCCACTGATGAATCGAAACGAGAACCCATCCTTGCCGCTGTCGGGCAACTGCAATTTGAAGTGGTGCAGTTTCGCCTGCTGCATGAATACGGTGTTGAGACCCGCCTTGACCCCCTGCCCTACACCGTTGCGCGTTGGGTACTCGATGGTTGGGAAGCCCTTGAAGCGGTTGGCCGCATTTTTAATGCCGCTACCGTCAAGGACAGTTGGGGACGGCCAGTTCTACTGTTTAAGAACGAGTGGAATCTGCAACAAACAATGGCAGATCATCCAAAACTACGCCTGAGCGCGATCGCCCCCCTTGCCGCTGCGGTGCCTGCCTAG